A region of Dehalococcoidia bacterium DNA encodes the following proteins:
- a CDS encoding type II toxin-antitoxin system HicA family toxin — protein MTKFPVGAPRQKVVKALERLGFRVVRIGEHIAMVGENPDGTRTPLPRPDHPHIKASPLQSLCRQAGVSRADSLRAYREV, from the coding sequence ATGACAAAGTTCCCCGTCGGTGCCCCGCGGCAAAAGGTGGTGAAAGCGCTGGAGCGGCTTGGGTTCAGAGTCGTGCGTATAGGGGAGCATATTGCGATGGTTGGGGAGAACCCTGACGGCACACGGACACCTCTCCCGAGGCCCGACCACCCGCATATCAAGGCCTCTCCCCTCCAGAGCCTATGCCGGCAGGCGGGCGTCTCTCGTGCAGATTCTTTGCGGGCGTATAGGGAGGTTTGA
- a CDS encoding type II toxin-antitoxin system HicB family antitoxin, whose protein sequence is MVKTITGVEEHPGGYVAYPIGLGGVVGQADSYEEALADVTSTLAFHVQTCGEEVLKGHEPLQEVFVAEGAVTM, encoded by the coding sequence ATGGTCAAAACCATCACAGGGGTGGAGGAGCACCCCGGCGGGTATGTGGCGTATCCGATCGGGTTGGGGGGTGTGGTGGGACAGGCGGATAGTTACGAAGAGGCGTTGGCCGATGTCACATCGACCCTTGCGTTCCACGTGCAAACCTGTGGGGAGGAGGTCCTCAAGGGGCACGAGCCTTTACAGGAAGTGTTTGTTGCCGAGGGCGCCGTAACGATGTAG
- the leuB gene encoding 3-isopropylmalate dehydrogenase translates to MHYTIAVLPGDGIGPEVIAEGVRVLEAVGQRFGHTFTFAHALVGGCAIDAHGTPLPDATFQTAKNSDAILFGAVGGPKWDDPKAKVRPEDGLLALRKGLGLFANLRPVKVYPWLVDASPLKPAVLQGVDFIVVRELTGGLYFGKPKRRWQTKRGRRAVDTMAYTEEEIVRILRVGFELARARRKRLCSVDKANILETSRLWREIALELAREYPDVTLEHLLVDTAAMQLVRTPGRFDVIVTENTFGDILTDEAAVLAGSMGMLPSASLARIPKPGERAFGLFEPIHGSAPDIAGKGIANPLATILTVAMLLRYGLGLSAEAQAVETAVARALAEGYRTADLARPGEPTLSTRQMGDAVIRLLG, encoded by the coding sequence ATGCACTATACCATCGCTGTCCTGCCGGGCGACGGCATCGGCCCCGAGGTCATCGCCGAAGGGGTGCGGGTGCTGGAGGCCGTCGGCCAGCGCTTCGGCCACACCTTCACCTTCGCCCACGCCCTGGTAGGCGGGTGCGCCATTGATGCCCACGGCACCCCCCTCCCCGACGCCACCTTCCAAACCGCCAAAAACAGCGACGCCATCCTGTTCGGAGCGGTGGGCGGCCCCAAGTGGGACGACCCCAAAGCCAAAGTCCGCCCCGAGGACGGGCTTCTGGCCCTGCGCAAGGGCTTGGGCCTGTTCGCCAACCTGCGCCCCGTCAAGGTCTATCCCTGGCTGGTGGATGCCTCCCCCCTCAAGCCCGCCGTGCTCCAGGGAGTGGACTTCATCGTGGTGCGGGAACTGACGGGGGGCCTCTACTTCGGCAAGCCCAAGCGCCGCTGGCAGACCAAAAGGGGGCGGCGCGCCGTGGACACTATGGCTTACACGGAGGAGGAGATCGTGCGCATCCTGCGGGTGGGGTTTGAACTGGCCCGCGCCCGCCGCAAACGCCTCTGCTCCGTGGACAAGGCCAACATCCTGGAGACCTCCCGCCTGTGGCGGGAGATTGCCTTGGAACTGGCGCGGGAGTATCCCGATGTAACCCTGGAGCACCTGCTGGTGGATACGGCCGCCATGCAGTTGGTGCGCACCCCTGGGCGCTTTGATGTCATCGTAACCGAGAATACCTTCGGGGATATCCTGACCGACGAGGCGGCGGTGTTGGCGGGGAGTATGGGGATGCTCCCCTCGGCCAGTCTGGCCCGCATCCCCAAGCCGGGGGAGCGCGCCTTTGGTCTGTTTGAGCCGATTCACGGGAGCGCCCCCGATATCGCCGGCAAGGGCATCGCCAACCCCCTGGCCACCATCCTCACCGTGGCCATGCTCCTGCGCTATGGGCTGGGTCTGTCCGCCGAGGCCCAGGCGGTGGAGACGGCGGTGGCACGCGCCCTGGCCGAGGGCTATCGCACCGCCGACCTGGCCCGCCCGGGGGAGCCGACCCTCTCCACCCGTCAGATGGGCGATGCCGTCATCCGTCTGCTAGGATAG
- the leuD gene encoding 3-isopropylmalate dehydratase small subunit — MQTILRGRVHKYGADVNTDVIIPARYLNTIDPKVLAAHCMEDIDPDFVKRVRPGDIIVADRNFGCGSSREHAPIAIKASGISCIIAKTFARIFFRNSINLGLPVLECPEAVDGTQAGDELEVDLSTGTIRNLTRGTTFRAKPFPPFMLEVLAAGGLIEYTKRKLAGMASSQT, encoded by the coding sequence ATGCAGACCATCTTGCGTGGTCGTGTCCACAAGTATGGGGCGGATGTGAACACCGATGTCATTATCCCTGCCCGCTACTTGAATACCATCGACCCCAAGGTGTTGGCTGCACACTGCATGGAGGACATTGATCCCGACTTCGTCAAACGGGTGCGCCCCGGAGATATCATTGTGGCGGATAGGAACTTCGGGTGTGGTTCTAGTCGGGAACACGCCCCCATCGCCATCAAGGCGTCGGGCATCTCCTGCATCATCGCCAAGACCTTCGCCCGCATCTTCTTCCGTAACAGCATCAACCTGGGGCTGCCTGTGCTGGAGTGTCCCGAGGCGGTGGACGGCACCCAGGCGGGAGACGAACTGGAGGTTGATCTCTCCACGGGGACGATTCGCAACCTCACCCGGGGCACCACCTTCCGCGCCAAACCCTTCCCGCCCTTTATGCTGGAGGTGCTGGCGGCTGGGGGGCTGATAGAATACACCAAGCGTAAACTGGCGGGGATGGCTTCCTCGCAGACATGA
- the leuC gene encoding 3-isopropylmalate dehydratase large subunit yields the protein MGMTIAEKILADHAGKKEVSPGDLLNVRVDLCMGNDVTAPLAIREFKKLGVKKVFDPSRVVFVPSHFVPNKDIAAGALAKAMRDFAREYGVVYFEQGQAGIEHILLPEQGIVVPGDVYVGADSHTTTCGGLCAFAAGFGSTDLAVAMATGEIWMKVPHTLRFIYHGRLGPWTRSKDLILYTIGQIGTDGALYACMQFEGEAIRTLSMDARFTMCNMVAEAGGKTGIVPFDEVTLEYVRPRAKRPWKVYTPDPDAYYAATYEYDASKIEPVVAMPYSPGNIATASALASKNIAIDQVFIGSCTNARLEDLREAAAILKGRKVAQWTRCIVIPATTQVYKQALKEGLIDIFVEAGCAVSTPSCGPCLGGYMGVLAEGERCVSTSNRNFPGRMGHPKAEAYLANPSVAAASAVLGRIAHPEEVARAEDVLLAMRG from the coding sequence ATGGGCATGACCATTGCCGAGAAAATCCTGGCCGACCATGCCGGCAAGAAGGAGGTCTCCCCCGGCGACCTGCTCAATGTGCGGGTGGACCTGTGCATGGGCAACGATGTTACCGCCCCCCTTGCCATTCGGGAGTTCAAGAAACTGGGGGTCAAGAAGGTGTTTGACCCCTCCCGGGTGGTTTTTGTCCCGTCCCACTTCGTCCCCAACAAGGACATCGCTGCTGGGGCTTTGGCCAAGGCCATGCGGGACTTCGCTCGGGAGTATGGGGTGGTGTACTTTGAGCAGGGGCAGGCGGGGATCGAGCACATTCTTTTGCCCGAGCAGGGTATCGTGGTGCCGGGGGATGTGTATGTGGGGGCGGACTCCCACACCACCACCTGCGGGGGCCTGTGCGCCTTCGCTGCCGGCTTCGGCTCCACCGACCTGGCGGTAGCCATGGCCACGGGGGAGATCTGGATGAAGGTGCCCCACACCCTCCGCTTCATCTACCACGGCCGCCTCGGCCCCTGGACGCGCAGTAAAGACCTCATCCTCTACACCATCGGGCAGATTGGCACCGACGGGGCGCTGTACGCCTGCATGCAGTTTGAGGGGGAGGCCATTCGCACCCTGTCCATGGATGCCCGCTTCACCATGTGCAACATGGTGGCCGAGGCGGGGGGGAAGACGGGGATCGTGCCCTTTGACGAGGTAACGTTGGAGTATGTGCGTCCCAGGGCCAAGCGGCCGTGGAAGGTCTACACCCCCGATCCCGATGCCTACTACGCCGCCACTTACGAGTATGACGCTTCCAAGATAGAGCCGGTGGTGGCTATGCCCTACTCTCCAGGGAACATTGCCACGGCCAGCGCACTGGCCAGCAAAAACATCGCCATTGACCAGGTGTTCATCGGCTCCTGCACCAATGCACGTCTGGAGGACCTGCGGGAGGCGGCGGCCATCCTGAAGGGGCGGAAGGTGGCCCAGTGGACGCGATGCATCGTGATACCTGCCACCACCCAGGTCTACAAGCAGGCGCTGAAGGAGGGGCTGATAGACATCTTCGTGGAGGCGGGGTGCGCCGTGAGCACCCCCTCCTGCGGGCCGTGCTTGGGGGGATATATGGGGGTTCTGGCAGAGGGGGAGCGGTGCGTCTCCACCTCCAATCGCAACTTCCCTGGGCGCATGGGTCATCCGAAGGCGGAGGCCTACTTGGCCAACCCCTCAGTGGCGGCGGCCAGTGCCGTGCTGGGGCGCATCGCCCACCCCGAAGAGGTTGCCCGGGCCGAGGATGTGCTGTTGGCTATGCGGGGGTGA
- a CDS encoding molybdopterin-dependent oxidoreductase, whose protein sequence is MAVGLGWLAGGTGLGFWAGVVGASGVAGLVAGGVSLALAPGPPRPDRRSALGRLALWGVAGLGVLGGIRLLVGGLPRLALPRHPRRPAGALPTDITPTAQFYTVSKNFVDPHLDSAQWSLQVEGLVRSPMTLSYSDLLALPAVEIAVTLQCISNPVGGDLIGTALWRGVPLRILLERAGVQEGVRKVAFFAADGYSDSVPLEVALQEHVLVAYAMNGEPLPHKHGYPARLLVPGRYGLKSVKWLTRIRPVAEDFTGFWQEQGWSDTAFVHTTSQIWTPRTGQRVQAGQVEAAGIAYAGDRGISRVEISWDEGQTWEQALVRPALSPYTWHIWTARKPVTTAGRATLRVRAADGTGQWQAEVERDSFPDGALGIHKVAFVVHRDSQG, encoded by the coding sequence ATGGCGGTGGGGTTGGGGTGGCTGGCGGGGGGAACGGGGCTGGGCTTCTGGGCAGGGGTGGTGGGTGCCAGTGGCGTGGCGGGGTTGGTGGCGGGGGGGGTCTCCTTGGCCCTGGCCCCCGGCCCGCCCCGGCCGGATCGGCGCTCCGCTCTGGGGCGACTGGCCCTGTGGGGGGTGGCAGGTTTGGGGGTCTTGGGGGGCATCCGCCTCCTGGTGGGCGGACTGCCCCGTCTTGCCCTGCCGCGCCACCCTCGTCGCCCTGCGGGTGCTCTGCCCACAGACATTACCCCTACCGCCCAGTTCTATACCGTCTCCAAGAACTTCGTGGACCCCCACCTGGACAGCGCCCAATGGAGCCTACAGGTAGAGGGCCTGGTGCGGTCGCCTATGACCCTCTCGTATAGCGACCTGCTGGCTTTGCCCGCTGTGGAGATAGCGGTTACCCTCCAGTGCATCAGCAACCCGGTGGGAGGGGATCTGATCGGCACTGCCCTGTGGAGGGGCGTTCCGCTGCGTATCCTGTTGGAGCGGGCGGGGGTGCAGGAGGGGGTGCGGAAGGTGGCCTTCTTCGCCGCCGACGGGTACTCCGATAGCGTGCCGCTGGAGGTGGCTCTGCAGGAGCATGTGCTGGTGGCCTATGCCATGAATGGGGAGCCTCTCCCCCACAAGCACGGCTATCCTGCCCGCTTGCTGGTGCCGGGGCGCTACGGATTGAAGAGCGTCAAGTGGCTGACGCGTATTCGCCCTGTGGCCGAGGACTTCACGGGCTTCTGGCAGGAGCAGGGATGGAGCGATACCGCCTTTGTGCATACCACCAGTCAGATTTGGACACCCCGCACAGGCCAGAGGGTGCAGGCGGGGCAGGTAGAGGCGGCGGGCATCGCCTACGCTGGGGACAGGGGCATCAGCCGAGTGGAGATAAGCTGGGATGAGGGACAAACTTGGGAGCAGGCGCTGGTGCGTCCGGCCCTTTCCCCGTACACCTGGCATATCTGGACGGCCCGCAAACCCGTGACCACGGCAGGCAGGGCAACCCTGCGGGTGCGGGCGGCCGACGGCACCGGCCAGTGGCAGGCGGAGGTGGAGCGCGACTCCTTCCCCGATGGGGCGTTAGGGATCCACAAGGTGGCGTTTGTGGTGCACCGGGATAGCCAGGGGTAA
- the rsmI gene encoding 16S rRNA (cytidine(1402)-2'-O)-methyltransferase encodes MGTLYVVATPIGNLEDITLRALRLLREVALIAAEDTRTTRGLLAHYGITTPLVSFHRHNQAQRLPLLLERLRQSDVALVSEAGTPGVSDPGQALVTAAVQKGFPVVVVPGPSAVTAALAVSGLPADSFLFLGFLPRAPTERRSLLGRCASLPFTLVWFEAPHRLRASLQDALEILGDRPCAIGRELTKLHEEVFRGSLAQALEHFIQPRGEFTVVVRGAPSSPEACWTEAQVAQALREASAQGLRPSHAVARVARMAGWPRAQVYAVWRALGGIGPKKTVSPGSDNA; translated from the coding sequence ATGGGCACACTATATGTGGTCGCCACCCCCATAGGCAACCTGGAGGACATTACCCTGCGGGCTCTGCGGCTGTTGCGGGAGGTGGCCCTCATCGCCGCCGAAGACACCCGCACCACCCGGGGCCTGCTGGCCCATTATGGCATCACCACCCCCCTGGTCAGTTTTCACCGCCACAATCAGGCCCAGCGCCTGCCCCTTCTTCTAGAGCGCTTACGCCAGAGCGATGTGGCCCTTGTGAGCGAGGCGGGCACCCCCGGGGTGAGCGACCCAGGGCAGGCACTGGTAACGGCAGCGGTGCAGAAGGGCTTCCCGGTGGTGGTTGTCCCTGGCCCCTCGGCAGTAACGGCAGCCCTGGCAGTCTCGGGCCTACCTGCCGACTCCTTCCTGTTCCTGGGTTTTCTGCCGCGCGCCCCGACGGAGCGCCGCAGCCTTTTGGGGCGATGCGCCTCTTTACCCTTTACCCTTGTGTGGTTTGAAGCACCGCACCGTCTGCGGGCCTCCTTGCAGGACGCCCTGGAAATCCTGGGCGACCGCCCCTGCGCCATCGGGCGCGAGTTGACCAAACTCCACGAGGAGGTGTTCCGGGGAAGCCTGGCCCAAGCCCTGGAGCACTTCATCCAGCCGCGCGGGGAGTTTACCGTCGTGGTGCGTGGCGCACCCTCGTCCCCCGAGGCTTGCTGGACAGAGGCCCAAGTGGCACAGGCTTTACGAGAGGCGTCGGCACAGGGCCTGCGTCCTAGCCACGCCGTCGCTCGGGTGGCACGCATGGCCGGGTGGCCCCGAGCACAGGTTTATGCTGTGTGGCGTGCCCTGGGGGGAATCGGCCCCAAAAAGACCGTATCCCCTGGCTCGGACAACGCCTAA
- the ftsZ gene encoding cell division protein FtsZ, whose amino-acid sequence MVDTAARPARKPRIREAPASIAVVGVGGGGCNAVMRMLREQKQVPGVRYICANTDIKSLERVQGATVVHIGERLTHGLGAGGNPEVGAQAADSARTALKRAIGRADLVFLCAGMGGGTGTGAAPIVAEIAKETGALVVGVVTTPFSFEGARRLETAHAGMARLREKVDNLIVIHNDRLLKLFKRDVPIEQALTMADEAVMLGVLSVAELINVPGEINVDMADVKTIMKLPGHALMALGTGKGPGGALEAARQAVTNPLLDISIDGAKGVLFNVNGGPSLTLGEVNTTGEFIASKVDPQAIIFFGMVNDPNMGDNVRITIIATGIPDKPPRTVSSAPSLWEAPRKN is encoded by the coding sequence ATGGTTGATACCGCTGCTCGTCCCGCGCGCAAGCCCCGCATCCGTGAAGCCCCCGCGAGCATCGCCGTTGTGGGTGTTGGAGGTGGAGGGTGCAACGCTGTCATGCGGATGCTTCGGGAACAGAAGCAGGTCCCGGGTGTGCGCTATATTTGCGCCAACACCGACATCAAGTCCTTGGAACGGGTGCAGGGGGCAACGGTGGTGCACATCGGGGAGCGCTTGACCCACGGTTTAGGGGCAGGCGGGAACCCCGAGGTGGGGGCCCAGGCTGCAGACTCTGCCCGCACCGCCCTGAAGAGGGCCATCGGTCGGGCCGACCTGGTCTTCCTCTGCGCTGGCATGGGCGGGGGCACAGGCACCGGCGCCGCCCCCATCGTCGCCGAGATCGCCAAAGAGACGGGGGCCCTGGTGGTCGGTGTGGTTACCACCCCCTTCTCCTTTGAAGGGGCCCGCCGTCTGGAGACCGCCCACGCCGGCATGGCCCGCCTGCGGGAGAAGGTGGACAACCTCATCGTCATCCACAACGACCGCCTCCTCAAACTGTTCAAGCGGGATGTGCCCATTGAGCAGGCCCTGACCATGGCCGACGAGGCCGTCATGCTGGGCGTCCTGTCGGTGGCTGAACTCATCAATGTGCCCGGGGAGATCAACGTGGACATGGCCGATGTGAAGACCATTATGAAACTCCCCGGCCACGCCTTGATGGCCCTGGGCACGGGCAAAGGCCCCGGCGGTGCCTTGGAGGCCGCCCGTCAGGCCGTTACCAACCCCCTCCTGGATATCTCCATTGACGGAGCCAAGGGGGTGCTGTTCAATGTCAACGGCGGCCCCTCTCTGACCTTGGGGGAGGTGAACACCACCGGTGAGTTCATCGCCTCCAAAGTGGACCCCCAGGCCATTATCTTCTTCGGCATGGTCAACGACCCCAACATGGGCGACAATGTGCGCATCACCATCATCGCCACAGGTATCCCCGACAAGCCCCCTCGCACCGTCTCCAGCGCCCCGAGCTTGTGGGAGGCGCCCCGCAAAAACTAA
- a CDS encoding zinc ribbon domain-containing protein, whose translation MPLYEYQCTVCATRFERLRPFSQAHEPLACPDCGGQSRRLLSVFTAFSATSSGQTQAIAGAGGGCSGCAGGACASCAHGG comes from the coding sequence ATGCCCCTGTACGAGTATCAGTGCACCGTGTGTGCCACCCGCTTTGAACGCCTGCGCCCGTTCAGCCAGGCCCACGAGCCCCTCGCCTGTCCGGACTGTGGTGGGCAGAGCCGCCGCCTGCTGTCCGTCTTCACCGCCTTCTCGGCCACCTCTTCCGGACAGACCCAAGCCATCGCCGGCGCCGGTGGAGGATGCAGCGGGTGCGCGGGGGGAGCGTGTGCCTCATGCGCCCACGGCGGCTAA
- a CDS encoding TIGR01906 family membrane protein, with protein sequence MLALTVRVVFTGATWLFTVLTLALLPIFCVTTSVRLAINALPLYTYGFQRFGVSEVTGIAPADLERVARAFIAYFNGPQEWLEVRVPVRGVERSLFNQREVIHMRDVRVLVRGVYRVQEVSGGVIALGVLLGFLKRGRVFVGRVLLVGGWLALGVLVVAGVALAVAFPWLFTLFHIIAFRNPYWQLDPSRDMLIQLFPEGFWYLATMVVAGASLAQATLVMALGWVLRRRTKRG encoded by the coding sequence ATGCTTGCCCTGACCGTCCGTGTGGTGTTCACCGGGGCCACCTGGCTCTTCACGGTGCTCACCCTGGCCCTCTTGCCCATCTTTTGTGTAACCACCAGTGTGCGCCTGGCCATCAATGCCCTTCCCCTGTACACCTACGGCTTCCAGCGGTTCGGGGTGTCCGAGGTAACGGGCATCGCTCCGGCAGATTTGGAGCGGGTGGCCCGCGCCTTTATCGCCTACTTCAACGGCCCGCAGGAGTGGCTGGAGGTGCGGGTGCCCGTGCGGGGTGTGGAGCGTTCCCTGTTCAACCAGCGGGAGGTCATCCACATGCGGGATGTGCGGGTGTTGGTGCGGGGGGTGTACCGGGTGCAGGAGGTGAGCGGGGGCGTCATTGCCCTGGGGGTGCTTTTGGGTTTTCTGAAACGGGGGCGGGTGTTTGTGGGGCGGGTGCTGTTGGTGGGGGGATGGTTGGCCCTGGGTGTGCTGGTGGTGGCGGGAGTGGCCTTAGCGGTGGCCTTCCCCTGGCTGTTCACTCTGTTTCACATTATCGCCTTCCGTAACCCCTATTGGCAATTGGATCCTTCCCGGGATATGCTCATTCAGTTGTTCCCTGAGGGGTTCTGGTATCTGGCCACGATGGTGGTGGCGGGGGCATCCCTGGCCCAGGCGACGCTGGTGATGGCCCTGGGGTGGGTGCTGCGTCGGCGCACCAAGAGGGGCTAG
- a CDS encoding cation diffusion facilitator family transporter, which translates to METPRTAPVNGNQVARRQSQRVLLLALGITGTFLLAEVVGGILTGSLALLADAGHMLTDVVATGMAVVAAWFAIRPPTMRHSWGYYRAEVLAALANGLLLLGVVGYIVFEALHRLRHPPPVLGGPMLGIALVGLLANLTVALLLARQSQRTINVQGVLLHVLGDALGSVGVLTAGVLILWKGWHLADPIASLAIAAILVVSVVRLLRTTTDILLEAVPTHIDLQRVRESLLRLPGVVGVHDLHVWTLSTGFVAMSGHLVVERGDSKDLLVQVREHLKHQFGIDHATIQVETPDFPEEPVHCVGDPRCLP; encoded by the coding sequence GTGGAGACGCCCCGCACTGCCCCAGTCAACGGTAACCAGGTGGCACGCCGGCAGAGCCAAAGGGTCTTGCTGCTGGCCCTGGGGATAACGGGCACCTTCCTGCTGGCGGAGGTGGTGGGGGGCATCCTGACGGGGAGCCTGGCCCTACTGGCCGACGCAGGGCATATGTTGACCGATGTGGTGGCCACGGGGATGGCGGTGGTGGCGGCCTGGTTCGCCATCCGCCCTCCGACGATGCGTCACTCCTGGGGCTACTACCGCGCCGAGGTGCTGGCGGCTCTGGCCAATGGCCTGCTGCTGTTGGGGGTTGTGGGGTACATCGTTTTTGAGGCTCTGCACCGCCTGCGCCACCCGCCCCCTGTGCTGGGCGGGCCGATGCTGGGCATCGCCCTGGTGGGCTTGCTGGCCAACCTCACGGTGGCTCTGCTTCTGGCGCGACAGAGCCAGCGCACTATCAATGTGCAAGGGGTGCTCCTGCACGTGCTGGGCGACGCCTTGGGAAGCGTGGGGGTGCTGACGGCGGGGGTCTTGATTCTCTGGAAGGGGTGGCACCTGGCCGACCCCATCGCCAGTTTAGCCATCGCCGCCATCCTGGTGGTGTCGGTGGTGCGCCTGTTGCGCACGACCACCGATATCCTTCTGGAGGCGGTGCCCACCCACATTGACCTGCAGCGGGTGCGGGAGAGCCTTTTGCGCTTGCCGGGTGTTGTGGGTGTCCATGATTTACATGTGTGGACGCTGTCCACGGGGTTTGTGGCCATGAGCGGGCACCTGGTGGTGGAGCGGGGCGATAGCAAAGACCTGTTGGTGCAGGTGCGGGAGCACTTGAAGCACCAGTTCGGCATTGACCACGCTACCATTCAGGTGGAAACGCCCGACTTCCCCGAGGAGCCGGTGCACTGCGTGGGCGACCCGCGATGCTTGCCCTGA